A single Rattus norvegicus strain BN/NHsdMcwi chromosome 5, GRCr8, whole genome shotgun sequence DNA region contains:
- the Otud6b gene encoding deubiquitinase OTUD6B isoform X4, producing the protein MMSKEKKAALEKEREERIAEAEIENLSGARHLESEKLAQILAARELEIKHIPSDGHCMYGALEDQLREQDSALTVATLRRQTAEYMQSHSDDFLPFLTNPNTGDMYTPEEFGKYCDDIVNTAAWGGQLELRALSHILKTPIEILQADAPPIIVGEEYPRNPLVLVYMRHAYGLGEHYNSVTRLVNSTTENCS; encoded by the exons GAGAAGAAGGCTGCATTGGAAAAGGAGCGGGAAGAAAGGATAGCTGAGGCAGAGATTGAGAACTTATCTGGAGCCAGACATCTAGAGAGTGAAAAACTTGCTCAGATATTGGCAGCCAGAGAACTGGAAATTAAACATATTCCATCTGACGGTCATTGTATGTATGGGGCACTTGAGGATCAGCTAAGAGAACAAGACTCTGCTCTGACTGTGGCTACCCTAAGGAGGCAGACTGCTGAGTACATGCAGAGCCATTCAGACGACTTCCTGCCATTCCTAACCAACCCCAACACAGGAGACATGTACACTCCAG AAGAGTTTGGAAAGTACTGTGACGATATTGTAAACACGGCCGCGTGGGGTGGTCAGCTTGAG CTAAGAGCTCTGTCTCACATCTTAAAGACACCGATCGAGATACTACAGGCAGATGCTCCTCCTATTATAGTTGGTGAAGAGTATCCAAGGAATCCATTAGTACTAGT ATACATGAGGCATGCGTATGGCTTAGGAGAACATTATAATTCTGTTACACGGTTGGTGAACTCAACTACTGAAAATTGCAGCTAG